From Leopardus geoffroyi isolate Oge1 chromosome B4, O.geoffroyi_Oge1_pat1.0, whole genome shotgun sequence, a single genomic window includes:
- the MEIG1 gene encoding meiosis expressed gene 1 protein homolog codes for MASSDAKPKSVSRAKKWSEEIENLYRFQQAGYRDETEYKQVKQVSMVDRWPETGYVKKLQRRDNTFYYYNKQRECDDKEVHKVKIYAY; via the exons ATGGCTAGTTCTGACGCGAAACCAAAATCAGTAAGTCGTGCCAAAAAGTGGtcagaagagatagaaaatctgTACAGGTTTCAACAAGCAGGATATCGCGATGAAACTGAATATAAACAAGTGAAACAAGTTTCTATG GTAGATCGCTGGCCAGAGACCGGATACGTGAAGAAACTTCAGAGAAGGGACAATACTTTCTATTACTACAACAAACAGAGGGAATGCGATGACAAGGAAGTCCACAAAGTAAAAATTTATGCTTACTAG